From Vigna angularis cultivar LongXiaoDou No.4 chromosome 11, ASM1680809v1, whole genome shotgun sequence:
ATTTTCTCAATAGGAATCTCAGGAATTCAAGTATTATTAAACCACAATTAAAAAACATTGACACATAATTTTGAAGAATCAAATTGAGAGCACTGGATTACTTGCTCAAAGCCGCATCATAATCTGATTCCTTATTGTAGTTGAATCCATCGTCATAACCAAATTCTTCTTTGATGAGCTTCACCTGAGAAACCAACCATTGAGCTATGAGTTGAATATCATTGTTAACCCACCCATTCACACCCAATGTAACTCGACCTATATAAGTTGACTTATCCACCAAttcttgattttaattttataaatataaatgagaatgaataaatatgaacaattttattttaggacaatgataaatattttaagcttttaaatttcaattttttataagattataaaataaattatcttttgGATAAATAGACCACCCACAAATGGAAAAAGTAACTAGACTTTAGTTTGGATATTGTACAGTGTAAATATTAGTTTCTATTAAAAGTAATAGAGGTTGATTTCTATACTGTATGTAAACTAATTAGAAAATTATGGTTATCAACTTTGAAGGTACTTTGTAGAAAAGTCAACAAAAACTATCTATGAAATATTGTAATCTGAAGTGTTACAATTCGCTAAAGATGCATAAATATTTTCCCTATTTACAAACTTTTGTTTAAATATGATTTCTAAATAATCTATATCTTTTATATCATGctctttttaaaatagttttttttaattaagttttaaatctcaatataaaattatttattattttatattaattaaatattgtttaattttaattacaaaacttCGTGTctgtaaaaaaacaaataaataagatgataaaataaaatatcagtcACACTacttaattaacaaaaatattaactaaaaatgtaaaaatttaaatactcaatataaaaaaaatatttagtaaaatttataCGTAAAACTTTATTAAGtctaaaattaattagaatGTTATTCTCTCCACCATCACCAATGCTCCTGCACCTCCCCATACCTAatttgtgtaacatcccaatatctcacgccagatatatattgtaacattacatttacggtaatatcccgtaatctcacacttataaattcataattaatatatgtctacacatgttttaaactcagatttcaactataatctcataaatataattcgaattcttctaacttattcttctgtctctcccttcattggcattggatcagacgacattccttcatctgctcccgtataacgaattatacgatcatcgcacatacccaaacacaaaacaaacacaaacaagtagggtgagctaacatgcaacaaatcatttaaaacatgtataattaccttgatataaacatcatataataattatgttcgacaccctcataccacaatccctattagacactcgtctcacaatacccaatagacaccacaatacccaatagacactcatccggatgatacgttgatgagcggtcacgggaggttatgcacttggaatgacttctacttcttcttacaaatacacttccaaaatacttcataccattcacaaggttagtcccctcactatgtccaaaaccggcacatagaccaggacctcctgctcctctcaccacataattcatccctctctacttgagactagatgattattagagtatcaggataacctccaactacgggaccctcaacatcaacatatacacaaatactataatattactgaatctctccacgagactcatgccatactcatattcctcaactcatattataccattacgaaatctacccttaatcctcatacacatactctgacattacagaatctctccgcgagactcataccatactcacattcctcgactcatattatacccttacgacatttccccgtaatactcatacatgtgtagatgcataaattcaaatcaaataaacttcaatcatttcagaaatcatacaaactgaatatattccaacaagatatattacatgataatttaacagtacataatctgtacacaagatttaagttaaaaacctgtcgagtagacttccaggaaagagaggtgcgtcacaatggacaacttaagtaccaagtctttccttagccaaagtgttcctcaactagtttttaacaaatttcttattaacagattcaaaacaacagcatataatatttataccgaatatcaatatagataaacatacagtaagcattaacaatattcatacataatttcaagacatgaatagtaataaaacagtactaaatcataatataaaagcttagaaaagttagctcccctacctctattccagacttaatctcctgctccgaatttgtttcccccgaaacccttcagaacctctactcttcttgcaactaaaaatttctccctaactctttcttctctatttctcaagctctcacttgattcatcttttcttggtgcaaaatacctttccctcctatggctatttatagtaaaaaaaaatttactattcattaatattttaatattatttattattttaatattatttaaaaataatatttcaatcattttctcaccaaatctgatcctaatttctacctactactttcttccatgctaagaaatcttaatgctgaaaatttatttttactatttactttttaccatttactatttactttttactattcaatttaaaaaaatttactaaataagttaccaaaaatttgaacctctccttctaaaattactataattttatatccaaaatttatatttttctatccattaaaattattattactaataaaatgctaaaatttactattataaattttttcatggGTTTTACAATTTGTCCTTGCTATAAAacgaatgtcaacatccgttttgccttcaatggatgttgacatccatttacatattttatattttattttattacttttattaaaaaaaatagaaaatgtggcacatccgtttaataagtttttaaaaaatattttaattattatttaaataataatacataaattaaattaataattattatttaattaaataaaataaaataaatttataaataattaagtaataattataaaaaaattaaataatatttatatattaatttaaaatataataaattaaaaaactaaaaattaaagaaaaaataaacaaacttcaacggatgtcgtcacatccgttttaataaattttttaaaaattattttaattattatttaaataataatacataaattaaattaataataattattttattaaataaaataaaattaatttataaataattaagtaataatttaaaaaaattaaataatatttatattcatttaaaatacaataaattaaaaaactaaaaactaaaaaaaaaaaatctcaacgGATATggcacatccgttaacggacatccattttaataaattttttaaaaaatattttaattattatttaggtaataatacataaatttaattaataataattattttattaaataaaataaaattaatttataaataattaagtaataattttaaaaaaattaaataatatttatatattaatttaaaatacaataaattaaaaaactaaaaactaaaaaaaaaaaaaaacctcaacGGATAtggcacatccgttgaagaataATTCTTCAACGGATGCCGACATCCGTTTAAGAAAGAGGTGGagtataagatattttaaaatataaaagatagttttgaaatttaaaaaaatatagtggCGCAGGGAGCAAtgtggggtggtgtagggagtaactctcaattaattattatcacAATATAGCCCAATAGTTTTAATTGAAACTGAGTTCAGTCACCACCAAACTAGCCCAATTTGGCGACACTGCTATAATAGGCCCAGAAAACTGGCCTGTCTATGAAAGTAGGGCTTCTATCAATAAGGTCCAAAGAAAACAACCAAAATCCTTTAAAAATCGAATCATGAATGATTATTTATgaccataaaagaaaaaaaatataagattacaACCTTTTACTTTTAATGTGAAAATTGACCAGATCACAAGATAAAAAAGGTTTGTTACAAATTTGGATTAATTTAGTTATGAAATTACAGAGATCTGggtttgattttaaattaattaccgAAAGAGCTAAGTTGTATATAATAgtcatgattttgttttgaagTAATCATGAAATACATACataatttcttaataatattaaaatcgtATTTTTGAATGACGATTTTTGTAAAGACTAAACTTAATTAATCATGAAAATTAACctcaaaataaaatctaattatGTGATAGAAGTCATTTAACTATATTAAACTTTGCATTGAAGTTAATTCTCGtgattaattaagtttattcttcgaaaaaatcattttaatattattgaaaaaatcgTGTATGCATCTCACGACTTTTTGGAAACAAAGTTATAACCACAAAGTAGGATTTAGTCCttttagtaattaatttaaaatcagacttaaattcataattttaaaagtaaatttactTATATTGGTAAAAAAACAGATAAAGAATTCCAAATGCACCAAacgaaaaaatatttatagtatttaATGTTAGGGATTAtctatgcaattttttttatatatataatttttaccttataatttttttttatactttctaacaatttttaatttctataatttataataaattattcttaataagTAATCATGATAAAAGACGGAAAGTGTTTTTactatataattataacaattaataaaaaaaattgttttttcagtcatgtttctatatattttattgataatatttttaataagttatattttattttttattagtgtaCGAGAAAAAGGTCCTCCGATATTTATTTTCAGTAACAGATTTTTGGAAACTTTAATTGAAAACTGAATCAATAAAAAATggatttatatttcaattattttatttaagtaattacACAGTTTAATTAATGTTGAAGAGAGTAACTTGATATGAGGAAATGTCCAATTTTAAAGCATTGccaataaaattttactattcatttagAATTGAAATTCCTCTAAAGTCAGAAAAAGTAAACTGAGAGAGCAAACAAGTTTACcattactttaaaattatttatgttaataaagtattctaattatagttattagacATCTGTCTCCAACTAAAAGTATCACAAAAATGGAAGTAaatctttttcataaattattttttaaaaaaacaatttcaaataaataaacagtcacattttatattataaatctcCTCAATGATTCGAATGTGAAAGTTTTGAAACGTGCATCACCACAACCAGACATTCTCAGTGGTGGGACATTGACGATGACACGCCGGGAgcaacaattattatttttaaataatattatccaCAGAAGGATGAAAAAGTATCTCAaaagcataaagaaaaatatgaaataaagatTTCTTTTGAAAACCCTTGTAGATTCTccccattttatttttaaaatatataaaataaaaattagctgtatgttgaaaataaaaagaaaattaagaaaatgtttCTAAAAGCCCTGTTGTGAGATGTTAACGTTATGCACGTGGATTGtgaagtaaaattaaaaatgtgagGAAGTAAAAGAAGATTTGGGAAATGAAATTACCTTATCATCTGAACCAGTGCTTCCGATGACTCTACAACCACGGATCTTAGCTAACTGCCCAGCACTCATACCAACCGCACCGGAGGCAGCAGATATGAACACATTGGAGCCGGGTTTCGGGTCTCCCAGAACCACTATTCCCACCCATGCCGCAAACCCTGGTACTCCTGCACGCATAATCACATACAATAAATTCTAATAATTCCTAGGTGCTTCCTTAATTGCGTTTCTGATTTTCATTAAGCATAAGTACCTAAGGCACTTAGATAATCCGGCAACGAAATTCCACTAGCAGAGTCAATTTTCCGAAGTATACTCGAGGAAGGAACTATACAGTACTCAGCCACCGGAGCAGAAGGGGCTAAGACTAGATCGCCCTCCCTGTACTTGCTGTCTTTAGATCCAACTACCTTCCCAACTGCATACGCTGTAATCACCTGGTTGGGTTGGTATTGCGGAATGAAGAGGCCGTCCAAGGTGCCGGTGAGTCGGGTGCGGAGGTATGGGTCGACGGAGATAAAGAGAATCTGGAGGGAGACGTGGTGGTCGGGGATTGAATGAGAGGCTAGTGAGAGAGTGACGGTTCGGAGTTTGAGATTGTCCGAGGTTGGAACACCCTCCGGCGAATATGCAGCTAAGTACCATTCTTTGCTTTCTACAACGCCGTCCATCTTTCTCCTCACTGCAGGCGATTTGGATCTcacaaagaaataaattatcataaagATTGTAAATAAAGGgaaaacaagaaataaattatcataaaaattgtaaataaaggaaaaataaaatcgcTAGAAGGAGGGCTTGAACCTCCGACCTTGTGGTTAACAGCCACACGCTCTAACCAACTGAGCTATTCCAGCCGCGGATAATTATTGatgtttcattttatataaatccCCTAAGTTTTGTTTCGTTgcaatttatgtatttatttgaaTTCATGGAATACAGTAAatgaattaagtatgtgaagaTATGCATATTATTCTCAAACGAATATATATGACTTATTGAAAatgactttaaatttaattatcgCCTAAACacatatgattttatttgtataatcgAAAAGGAAACACGTCGTAAATTTTAGGTAAAAGTGTTAGTTGTTATGTATAGAAAGATGTGTCCATCACTGActtcattaataaaattgttgTGTGCTaatgtttttattcattatCAACAGTTTAGAAGTGtctattcttttaaataatattttttttacgttCAATTTATTATgtgtaaaataacttttatgttCAGCAACAT
This genomic window contains:
- the LOC108333146 gene encoding (+)-pulegone reductase, which produces MIIYFFVRSKSPAVRRKMDGVVESKEWYLAAYSPEGVPTSDNLKLRTVTLSLASHSIPDHHVSLQILFISVDPYLRTRLTGTLDGLFIPQYQPNQVITAYAVGKVVGSKDSKYREGDLVLAPSAPVAEYCIVPSSSILRKIDSASGISLPDYLSALGVPGFAAWVGIVVLGDPKPGSNVFISAASGAVGMSAGQLAKIRGCRVIGSTGSDDKVKLIKEEFGYDDGFNYNKESDYDAALSKYFPNGIDVYLDNVGGKMLESVLNHVNKHARIALCGMISQYNKVWTEREGVRNLLNMVGKQVRMEGFMLESYWNRFGDFAKDMEGYIKEGKVTSKNKINVGIESFLDSLASLFTSSNIGKVVVQLNN